GGGGAAATTACTTGGAGTTATTGCAATTCCTTGCagataataatgataaagttaGAGAAGTTGTGATGGAAAATGCTCCGGGGAATCTCAAATTACTAGCTCCTTCCATTcaaaaagaaattgtgaattcatGTGCCCTTGAAACACTTGATGCTATCATGGATGGTCTAAAAGATAAATTCTTTTCAATATTGGTGGATGAAGCACGTGATGTGTCTGTGAAAGAGCAAATGGCTATGGTGTTGCGTTATGTGGATGACAACGGGCATGTAATTGAAAGATTTGTGGGTATCCAACATGTTACCGACACTACTTCAAGTTCACTAAAGGATGCTATTGACACATTGTTTTCTCGCTACGGTTTGAGCATTTCCAAGCTACGAGGACAAGGTTATGATGGTGCTAGCAATATGAGAGGTGAGTTGAAtggccttaaaacaaagatattgaGAGAACAACCTTGTGCATATTATGTTCATTGCTTTGCTCATCAACTTCAACTAGCTCTTGTTGCCGTAGCAAAGAATAATATAGACATTGCCTCTTTTTTTGCAACGGCTAATAATGTGGTTAATCATGTTGGAGCATCTTGTAAGCGGCGTGATTCACTTAGAGGGCAACTTCAAGAAGAGCTTGTGATAGCTTTTGAAAATGATTGTCTTATAACGGGGCGAGgcttaaatcaagaaacaagtcTCAAACGTGCCGGTGACACACGATGGAACTCACACTATGGTACCTTGATTAGCATCATTTCTATGTTTTCATCCGTGGTTCATGTGCTTCAAATGGTTATTGATGATAATCCCAATGAAAGTGCGGGTGAAGCAAATACGTTAATGAGAGTGATACTtacttttgagtttgtgtttcaccttttcttgatgaaagtcatattgggactcacaaatgatttgtcacaagcattgcaaaggaaagatcaagaaattgtgaatgcaatggctTTAGTGAAATCATGCAAGGAAAAGCTATATTGGATGAGGAATAATGGGTTCGATGCATTGGTTGATGAAgtatcttctttttgtgaaaaacatcatATTGATGTTCCTAACATGGAAGAGGCATTTATACTTCCAGGGAGGTCAAGGCGTTATGCTCCAATAAAGACAAATCGTCATCATTATCGTGTGGAGCTCTTTATTTATGTCATTGATGAGCAAATTACGGAGTTAGAGGATCGCTTTAATGAGGTAAATACCGAGTTGCTTATTTGTATGGCATGTTTGAGTCCGAAAGattcatttgtagcttttgataaaccaaagttacttcgtcttgctcaattttatcctcaagacttttcggatgaagatcgtttggcacttgaagatcaacttgagatttatattcattatgtgTGTTCCAGTAGTGATTTCTCTCAATTGGAAGGGATTGgtgatcttgcaaaaaaaatggtggagacaaggatgcatcaagtattcaattatgtatatttgctcattacattgtctttagttttaccagttgcaactgcttcagtggagagagcattttctgtcatgaatattgttaagggtccacttaggaacaaaatgggagatcaatggttgagtgatagcttgcttgtttatattgagagagatatttttgcttgtattgaaaatgaagctataatgcttcgttttcaaaatatgaaacctcgtcgtggacaattatagtttgtaatattgtttccattatgaattatgaatgaaagtactatgatttcattttcaatatgtttttccatcctaaatttttatttgaacttttacACTGCGACCCCTTGGGGTAAgattcctggatccgccactgtgtgtgtgtgtgtgttttgagCACATGTCAACTTGTGATTTGTAATTTGTAACTTTTTAGATGTTATAAGAGAATTCGTCTATCTTTTAATTAGATATAGGTACAATTTGTATGGCAAGTAATTCTACGGAGCACATAATTTTGTACCCCACATTGATGTATCATTTGATGTGTTAAAATATGCAAATAATcaacatataacaaaataaacTCACTAATTAATATGACATGTACATATCACTTGTCATACCAATACTAGAATTATGCTTATAGGACACCATTTTTTGCACACCATTTGCAAATGGTGGTCATAGATATAAAGCACTCACTCTTACTATTTTTTGGTGTCTTTAGAGTGGGATGCTGCTGATATCGGTGGCCTTGAAAATTGAGACATCAATGATTGGTGTCTGTTAaataactttatttttttaaattacttttcttctacatttttattttattatttattttgtaggcaCCAAAGTGGTGctggttatttgtttttttggatACCCACCGAAATGAGTGAGAAAAGTCATGGAGTGGATTCCATATTATAAGAATTTATTGTGGTTTTAAAGGTGGACAAAACTAAAATGGTTATCCTCTCTTTCCCCTTTCACAAatgtctctcctctctctcccctccactctctctcctccttccccCTTCACTCTCTCTACTTCCCGCATCctttctctccctttttctTACAAGCAACAGACCGTCAAATTATACCTCCATAATCCTCTTCCCATCTTCTTTCCGATCCTTAAGTTAGTTTCTACAAATTCGTAGccaaatttcttcaatttcagaTATAAGAAACGTATGATTTTGTTcgggttttgtgtgttttttagGTATGGGAGCAGCGTACTTGATGGCCAAGAGTGGATTAGCAGTGGCATCGATGAGTGTGATGAGGCCGGAGCTGGTGATGAAGTCGATCATGCCGGTGATTATGGAGGGATTGTTGGGTATTTTCGCATTTTCAAACTGAATTTTACAGtgctttaatttttagtttttaatgttTGATAGTTTTGGTCCTTGAACATCACTGAAAATATGTTTCGATATCATATCTCTTGGAAAGGATTTGACCTTACTCTTGTATTTATTGGCATCTGCTGAAGCTGATGACATTAAAAGCATAGAGAATAGGTTACCACTAGTTGCTGAAAGCTTAGATTTTAGACGTcttgataatttatttattcGATGATAGGTTTCGCCATGTTCTATTGTTTGGTAGAGTTCTTCCATGCTTTATTAGATGCTGCTTCACACTGAGTTGATTAGATTCAAAATGCTTGTGCTCTAAGATTATCCTTGCTGACCTTTCTTTTACAAAACATTTAAGCTGATTAGATGCCTCATCTGTAGAGTGGTTGGGCATTATTtaccttgaaaaaaaaaagagtaacgAAGCATTATTTTGAATTCAGCCATGGGAGCATCCCCTGCTCGAGAATTGAGGATTTTTGGACGATTCAGTACTTCATCATCACAAGAAGGATTAACCAAAGGAGAtgtaatgtagtcatataatcTCGAGTCGTTGTCATCTTCATGTTAGGAAGAAACATGCGTAAATGTTTTGTatgtgaaatattttttttctttttaactagTTAGCAGTTTCCCTGCTCTCTTGGAAACGATTTGGCCTTATTCTTGCTAAGGGTGTTGATATCATAATCTGttcaattgtttcttaatttaagttttttttaatgGGTTAAACATCTAACGATGAGAACGATGAGAATTGAATCTTTAAGTAGAGTATATGAAACATGGTCTTAGAGAAAATTGTAGTAAATTCAAATTCATTATTGttattttcctttgttttcataGGTTCCCGACCTTATGATTAGTCTCTCTTCTCAGGTATTGATTTatcttcaatttaataaactgTGATGCTTTAATTAGAGATTATTTTGGCTGAACAATTTTTGTGTGTATGCTATAAAAACTGTATCAATTGGCAGCAGTGGCATTTCAACACATCTAACGATATCTAATGATTGCCCGCCTGAAAAGGATGATTATATGTTGAAATCATTGCattgtttttttcttgaatttataATGTTGATTATAATAACCCTCATTCTCCTCTACCAGTACCCGCTCATGTCCCCGAGGATATCCAAGAGGTACGTTCTCATAATTCAAGTATTATTGAAAATTCTTATGTCTTACCTTCTAGGCAAAACCATGGTAAACCACCTGACAGATTCTCTCTGGATGGAAAAGTGAGATACGCAATTGCACAGTATGTGTCAACACATCGTTTATCACCTAAGTATCAAGCGTTTGTGAATCAAATGGCTAGAGTCAAGATCCCAACCAAAGTGGAAGAAGCCTGCAAGATTCTCGTTAGATAGAAGCCATGAAGGTTGAGATGGAGGCCTTACAAAGAAATGGAACATAGAACGTGGTACCACTACCACATGGGAAGAGACCGGTGGGATGTAAATGGGTATTCACTATAAAGCACAAAGCACACAGATCCATAGATAGATAGAAGGCAAGAGTGGTTGCTAAAGGGTACACGCAGACATTTGGAGTTAATTATCAAGAAACGTTTGCTCCAGTTGCAAAAAATGAATACTATTTTTGAGTTATTTTGTCCTTAGCTGCTAACTTTGATTGGCCCTTGAAAcggtttgatgtgaaaaatgccttCTTACATGGTGATTTGGAAGAAGAAGCATACATGGTTTTTCCACCTGGATACGAAGTACCAAATGGAGCTGGAAAAGTGTGCAGACTTCGAAAAGCCTCTATGGACTCAAACAATCACCCAGAGCATGGTTTGGGAGGTTCACCCAAGTAATGAAGAGTTATGGCTACAAACAAGGGAATGCAGACCATACACTGTTTATCAAACGCATGAGAGGTAAAGTCACTTTGTTGAtaatctatgtggatgatatggtaGTCACTGGCGATGATACAGAAGAGATTAAGAGACTGCAAAGTTATCTTTCCTcggagtttgagatgaaggatctaaggggcttgaaatactttcttggaATCGAAGTTGCCCATTCTCGTGATGGTATTTACTTGTGTCAATGAAAATATATGCTAGATCTTCTCTCTAAAACTGGGAGGTTGGCATGTAAACCAACAGAAACCCCCATCGTGCAGAATCATCACCTGGTAATATACCTGGATCAAATTCCGACTAACAAAGAGAGGTACTAAAGGTTAGTAGGAACATTGATTTATTTATCACTTACGaggccagatattgcatatgTCGTTAGCATTgtaagtcaatttatgcactctCCTAGTAAAGATCATATGGCAGCCATAATGTGTATATTGAGTTATTTGAAAGGTGCACCTGGGAAAGGAGTAGTTTTCAAGAAACATGGACATATGGAGATAAAAAGGTATACTAATGCTGATTGGACTGGAAACATTATCGATCGTCTCTCCACGTCAGGCTAGTTTACATTTGTAGTAGGAAATCTCATAacttggagaagtaaaaagCAAACGTGGTGGCCAGATCCACAACCGAGGCAAAATATTGAGGTATGGCACATAGGATTTGTGAATTGTTATGGATCCGGATTCTTATCATTGAAATAGGATTTAAGCCTTGAGAGTCTATGTTGTTATACTGTGATAATCAAGCAGCAAGAGAGATAGCCAATAATCCAGTCCAACATGATTGTACGAAACATGTGGAGGTGGATAAACATTTTATCAAGGAGAAGTTGGAAGTTAAGTTGATTGACATTCCGTATGCGAAGTTTGAAGAACAGTTAGCTGATGTGTTAACTCATGCAGTGTCGGTGAAGGTTTTTCAAGACTCACTCGACAAGTTGGGCTTAGGTGATATCTACGCACCAACTTGAGGAGGAGTGTTGACGTGAGTCAACTTTATGGTTTAGGAATGTAATTAGAATAGGATTACATGATTGATTCATTGTATATTTGGGGTTCTTGTTTCCTAATTTATAGGGCCTcatatatgattatatatatttctcctagagagaagaataatataacaattcaaccctaaaaaatGTACTTTTATCTCCAAGCACATGATTTGGAACTGACGAACCCTAACAACGGAGTCTCTCTGGAGTTACATAGAAGCCAAATATATAGAAGGGATCATAAGGATATGGCACTCAGGAACACTAATGCAACTCTTGCACTCTAGAAGTTGCACGTCGAAattcaacaataaaaaaaatacagtgCAACTATGCAAGGCCTAAGATGAATGCAGTCGAGGTTCTACCAAATACAATATGAGTATAGCCTAATTTTAGATAAACACATGCAAGGTTTGGTAAACTTCTGATGTAGGACATCTCTTTGCATCCTTACAAAAGATATTAAGAACCCTGCAAACATGCACAAAAATCAACCCTACAAACCTTCTAACCTTCTAAGTTAAGGGTCAGTTACAAACTTACAGCAATAAAATCATATCTTGGTAATCTGCTTTAGTTGCTTTTAACTCCAACATTAACTCCAATATTCATCACTATATTAAGAGCAATATTCTCAACACTCCACAAAACCATATACCAATAATCACTAACTTGAAAAATCAGAAAATGTGAGGCATTCATTGTGTACTTgagagctattatgagtttgtgaattcttttgtatttgtttggtaatTAATAAAAGCTTCTGTTGATAGAGAGATGCTCCTATATCAGAGTAACTTTGAAATTGTTTTTGTGGTCTTTGTTATTTCATTTATTGCTTTGTATGGTTCTCAGTTTAAGGCATAACAAACTACACAAAACTACATCACCCTTTAATATCTATTTTTCCTGGGTGAGAGCGTTTCTCTACTTGTGAGAGTTTTCCCACCAGTGTGTGACCGTCCCTCTGCTTCTTCCTTCTCGTAGCCGCTGACCCTAGCTATGGCCAGGGTTGGTGGCAGCCCTCTTCTTCCTcgttctcttttttcttttcctttccttctccttcagcGCCTATTTTCCCTAGTCCAGGGCCAGTCCGCCACTTCCCTCCAACCCCTTATGCCCCCGTTTTCTCCGTCTGTAGCCCCTTGTTTCCATGTTCCTTTCCACCTTCCTTACATCTTTCTTCTACCTTTTTccactttttctctttttgccAATTCTCTTTTTTCCCCTTGCTTCTACCATTTTTCCACCTCTTTTCCCTTtgtcacatttttttttgtttccctttttcttcCAGCCCTACTTTCCTCAACAATTCACCTTCATCTTCATCCTAATCGGCTCTATCCTAAAGTGCATAGAGCTTTTGCTCAGGTGTTCACACCACCTTTTTCATTCGGTTTTCCCTTGATGACACTATTGCTAGTGGGTTGCTTCTTCCCACTACCTTTTTTCGATTTATGGTTGCTATTGTTGTGGTGTTCGATGGTAGTGTTTGGAGCCCCGTTTTGGGATTCTGTGTTGGGGGCCATGTTTAGCTTGTTCTTAGAGGTGTGTTGCAGACCTTTGTTTCTGTTGGTGGGTAAGAGATTTTTCGACAGCGGCAATGGTTAAATGCTGCTAGTAGTTTGCTTCATTGTTTAAAGTTTGCTTTgttgttttttatgttttgaactCTTACGGAGGTTAATTTTTGGGTTAATCTCAAtttactaccctgaagtttcgtggttttcaacaatTGGTACATGAAggttttttcatcccagagtcataccttaagtcttaattttgggataGTTTCATGcatccgttaagttttctgTTAGAACTTCTGTTAACTAATGACATGGTGCCCACGTGGACAATAAGTGAgcgccacgtgtcaatatgggcctacttcaaaattaaaaaattcaaaaaaattcaaaaacacaaaaataaaaagaaaaaaataagccCACCCGTCCCTCACCCTTTCcatcctttctctcttctcttttctcCAATTCCATTCCCTTGTTCTCCTCGCCCACAACACCCTTGCCGTCATCCTCATCAcgttcttcatcttcctcacatGCAACTACGTCGCCTCGCACAGTGTAGCTGCCATTCTCTTCCCTCCTAATCCTCGCCGAGGTCACCAGCCTCTGCCAGTACGTGTGGATGTTGGCCAACGTTGCCGCCTACGAGCCAAAACCTTAAGCCTTCTTCTGTAATGGCTCGATTGTGAATGAATCTGAGTTCTGCACCGTGCAAATACCTAGATCCAATTGTATCTCCAATGGTGAATTAGATTGCCATCTGGGTCTTCTCTATTTCCCTTGAAACCTCTAATTCCAATTCCTAGTCCAATTTGGCTCCCAGTCCTAAATGGGTCAAATTGATGGAAATGAAGATCTTTGTTGCTTTTCCCACCTAGCACATTTCAGTGTTGGGTTTATGCTGGGTTTTGTAGGGTGTGGGTTCAGATAGATTGGCAAATAGACTGGCGGGGTTTGTTGGGTGATTCTCGTCTTCTTCTTTTCATGGTGAATAAGGGggaggaagagagtgagggtagtgagagtgggagagagagagagagagagagagagagagagagagagaggtgctAGGATTTGCATAAGAGAAAATGAGGTTGTGGGGGTAAGGGATAGGTttggcttttccttttttttgtggttttgtttttttgtgtttttttttttttttttttattgaagtggGTCCATATTGACACATGACGCTCACTTATTGTCCACGTGAGCGCCACGTAATCAGTTAATAgaagttttaaagaaaaacttaacagatgtatgaaactgacctaaaattaagacttgaggtatgactATGAGataaaaaaacttcatttaccaaatgttaaaaaccacaaaacttcaaggtaataaactgagattaacccttaattttttttatctgtaTATTAGTATTTGGGCTTTCTCTTATGTAATATATTGtgtttgataataaaataacgtttcaaaaaaaaaaattaaaaaaaaaaaagcactacACTCGAACAAGTTAAACATGTGGCAGCAATGAAAACACGTGGAAGTGAATTGTCATCCTGTGAAGCATGTGTAAGCCTTGAAAAAAGCTTCTACATCTTGAAGTCCCAAAAATGTAACCAGATTTTACAAATACATCCAAAATGATCTCCGGGAACTCAATAAACCAAGACCGCCTTCAACAACTAAAGGCCTTTGACCAATCCAAAGCTGGTGTCAAAGGGATCGTTGACAAAGGAATCACCAAAATCCCACCCATTTTCATCCGGCCGCCGGAAGATTCCGCCGGCGACAACCCAAGTTCCCGCCAACCAACCCAAGCCCATTTCAGTATTCCTGTCGTGGACCTTGATGACACTGTCGGCAGGCACGATGACGTTGTTACCAGAGTCCGGCGGGCCGCAGAGACTGTTGGTTTTTTTCAGGTGGTGAACCATGGGATTCCCCAGAGAGTGTTGGACGAGATGTTGGAAGCGGCACGTGGGTTCCACGAGCAGCCAAGGGAGGTGAAGGCCGAGTACTATAGTAGGGAGCTGATGAGGAAAGTCAAGTTTGGGAGTAACTTTGATCTATATCAGTCAAGGTTTGCCAATTGGAGGGACAGTTTGTTTTGTGTGATGGGTCCTGAGCCTCTTGATCCTCAAGAATTGCCGGTGGTTTGCAGGTTAGTCCATAGATTGAATTCTACTCTAATCCTATATTGAAACATTTCATAATCTTATGTGAGATCTCTTATTCAAAATTAGCATTAGTAACTACAATCTTATGTGCTCAACTCTACTCGATCGTGCCTCAGTAGCTCTTTTGTTTGGTTCTCTCTCCCACAATATACAGATCTGGAAAATTTTCCGAAAGTTCCGAATCAGACCTAAAAATTCcagaaactgaaccaaaattgTCCCAAATCGAATATCCCAAACCGTCTGGTACCTGATCCTGAACCGATGGTCCAAAAAGTTTGATACGGGTTCGGGACAGAATCCCATATGCTTTTGTTCAGCAATTCCAAATCGAATCgataaatattttaatataattttttttatatagttgAATTAGTAATGGTGATTGGATTTGGTCCGACTCTCTCTCGCACCTCACTTCCTCACGGACCTCATGCTCTCGGATCTCTCTCAACCTTCGAAGACAAGTCCTGCTACCTCTCCTCCCGCCCAAACCCCAAACCCCTAAATCCCGAGAGATTGTTCAATGTGACTGGCTATACAAATGGTAGAATATAGCTGAGAGATTTTCCTGGTAGACGGATGG
The nucleotide sequence above comes from Malus sylvestris chromosome 16, drMalSylv7.2, whole genome shotgun sequence. Encoded proteins:
- the LOC126606648 gene encoding uncharacterized protein LOC126606648 isoform X2 — translated: MERFFKRKSSSGSGSSNNVDSSNTVGSSRTPSSRQSQLDDVLGNLQADPGLRTRIIDYDANMRDEVRRLYLQKGPCQPRGHNFPITNMSGINRRFIPQWFDEFDWLEYSVSKDAAFCLYCYLFKTNFEQVGSEAFTGDGFKNWKKGRERFKMHVGPVGSVHNKAREAATNLMNQATHIETAVSKHSDQTRKAYRTCLIASIKCTKFLLRQGLPFRGHDESATSSNRGNYLELLQFLADNNDKVREVVMENAPGNLKLLAPSIQKEIVNSCALETLDAIMDGLKDKFFSILVDEARDVSVKEQMAMVLRYVDDNGHVIERFVGIQHVTDTTSSSLKDAIDTLFSRYGLSISKLRGQGYDGASNMRGELNGLKTKILREQPCAYYVHCFAHQLQLALVAVAKNNIDIASFFATANNVVNHVGASCKRRDSLRGQLQEELVIAFENDCLITGRGLNQETSLKRAGDTRWNSHYGTLISIISMFSSVVHVLQMVIDDNPNESAGEANTLMRVILTFEFVFHLFLMKVILGLTNDLSQALQRKDQEIVNAMALVKSCKEKLYWMRNNGFDALVDEVSSFCEKHHIDVPNMEEAFILPGRSRRYAPIKTNRHHYRVELFIYVIDEQITELEDRFNE
- the LOC126606648 gene encoding uncharacterized protein LOC126606648 isoform X1: MERFFKRKSSSGSGSSNNVDSSNTVGSSRTPSSRQSQLDDVLGNLQADPGLRTRIIDYDANMRDEVRRLYLQKGPCQPRGHNFPITNMSGINRRFIPQWFDEFDWLEYSVSKDAAFCLYCYLFKTNFEQVGSEAFTGDGFKNWKKGRERFKMHVGPVGSVHNKAREAATNLMNQATHIETAVSKHSDQTRKAYRTCLIASIKCTKFLLRQGLPFRGHDESATSSNRGNYLELLQFLADNNDKVREVVMENAPGNLKLLAPSIQKEIVNSCALETLDAIMDGLKDKFFSILVDEARDVSVKEQMAMVLRYVDDNGHVIERFVGIQHVTDTTSSSLKDAIDTLFSRYGLSISKLRGQGYDGASNMRGELNGLKTKILREQPCAYYVHCFAHQLQLALVAVAKNNIDIASFFATANNVVNHVGASCKRRDSLRGQLQEELVIAFENDCLITGRGLNQETSLKRAGDTRWNSHYGTLISIISMFSSVVHVLQMVIDDNPNESAGEANTLMRVILTFEFVFHLFLMKVILGLTNDLSQALQRKDQEIVNAMALVKSCKEKLYWMRNNGFDALVDEVSSFCEKHHIDVPNMEEAFILPGRSRRYAPIKTNRHHYRVELFIYVIDEQITELEDRFNEVNTELLICMACLSPKDSFVAFDKPKLLRLAQFYPQDFSDEDRLALEDQLEIYIHYVCSSSDFSQLEGIGDLAKKMVETRMHQVFNYVYLLITLSLVLPVATASVERAFSVMNIVKGPLRNKMGDQWLSDSLLVYIERDIFACIENEAIMLRFQNMKPRRGQL
- the LOC126608508 gene encoding uncharacterized protein LOC126608508, translated to MSLLSLPSTLSPPSPFTLSTSRILSLPFSYKQQTVKLYLHNPLPIFFPILKYGSSVLDGQEWISSGIDECDEAGAGDEVDHAGDYGGIVGTRSCPRGYPRVRYAIAQYVSTHRLSPKYQAFVNQMARVKIPTKVEEACKILVR